From Pongo pygmaeus isolate AG05252 chromosome 22, NHGRI_mPonPyg2-v2.0_pri, whole genome shotgun sequence, one genomic window encodes:
- the CSTB gene encoding cystatin-B yields MMCGAPSATQPATAETQHIADQVRSQLEEKENKKFPVFKAVSFKSQVVAGTNYFIKVHVGDEDFVHLRVFQSLPHENKPLTLSNYQTNKAKHDELTYF; encoded by the exons ATGATGTGCGGGGCGCCCTCCGCCACGCAGCCGGCCACCGCCGAGACCCAGCACATCGCCGACCAG GTGAGGTCCCAgcttgaagagaaagaaaacaagaagttcCCTGTGTTTAAGGCCGTGTCGTTCAAGAGCCAGGTGGTCGCGGGGACAAACTACTTCATCAAG GTGCACGTCGGCGACGAGGACTTCGTACACCTGCGAGTGTTCCAGTCTCTCCCTCATGAAAACAAGCCCTTGACCTTATCTAACTACCAGACCAACAAAGCCAAGCACGATGAGCTGACCTATTTCTGA